In a single window of the Drosophila subpulchrella strain 33 F10 #4 breed RU33 chromosome X, RU_Dsub_v1.1 Primary Assembly, whole genome shotgun sequence genome:
- the LOC119556627 gene encoding protein HIRA homolog encodes MRLLKPAWVHHDDKQIFSVDIHQDCTKFATGGQGSDCGRVVIWNLLPVLSDKAECDADVPKMLCQMDQHLACVNCVRWSQNGQNLASGSDDKLIMIWRKCAGSSGVFGTGGMQKNHESWKCFHTLRGHDGDVLDLAWSPNDIYLASCSIDNTVIIWDAQAFPHSVATLKGHTGLVKGVSWDPLGRFLASQSDDRSIKIWNTMDWNLSHTITEPFEECGGTTHILRLSWSPDGQYLVSAHAMNGGGPTAQIIEREGWKCDKDFVGHRKAVTCVRFHNSILRRQDNDGSPSKPLQYCCLAVGSRDRSLSVWMTALQRPMIVIHELFNDSILDLSWGPKECLLMACSGDGSIACLKFTEEELGKAISEEEKNSIIRKMYGQGYANGLGKNTSPMEHPQRLLLPHGDKPTKFPLNNNSEGNQRPISKQTETRTKDGKRRITPMFIPLHEDGPTSISTDIVSSSGTATTALTSCSAAAGAVSCAAPTESAATPLMPLEPLVSKADLGRLDSRLKTQPANQRRQSLPFDPGQTSELPRSPRLEEHQSSTNGPSNLNVTATGKSEFVKAALDYRVHVSNGHLKTNHGMLAKVTASDSKEMLWEFYVGSPIVNLNLCGKYAMLCSLDGSMRLISMETGCPVFPAISLTSSAVHCAFSPDNSLVGVLTECGLLRIWDIAKKVISLAAGCLELLNKHGTAVQFSVTDQGMPLIGFPSGNSYSYSTSLQSWLVLATKDAIMYHGIRGTLPRDMDQMQQKFPLLSMQASSQNYFCFTGGMELRHSESWQQSAKIRFIENQIKLCEALQSLDELQHWHKMLTFQLATHGSEKRMRVFLDDLLTIPEPGISQFVPKLELMQCVLDTLKPHSEWQRLYSEYVDLLKECKSERQKDIFATPAPPQPKAASSAGSSPGAGPIGDEAAGEEATEKGASASAGGSPTAVTTGTSTTTTTTSSSTSSSGSSSSGSGSSSSSSSSSSSLCVPQPAPSPSAEIQSLDSPTVCLDDELLSASSSLPPLDASPVEISPASTSGGAASTSPAASVAGAAPVSSSKAAEIDLT; translated from the exons ATGCGGCTCCTCAAGCCGGCTTGGGTGCATCACGATG ACAAGCAGATATTCTCGGTGGATATCCATCAGGATTGCACGAAATTCGCAACTGGAGGCCAGGGCAGCGACTGTGGACGCGTGGTCATCTGGAATCTGCTGCCGGTGCTCTCGGACAAAGCGGAATGCGATGCGGATGTCCCGAAGATGCTGTGCCAGATGGATCAGCACCTGGCCTGTGTCAACTGCGTCCGCTGGTCGCAGAACGGGCAAAATCTGGCCTCCGGCTCTGACGACAAGCTCATCATGATCTGGCGCAAATGCGCCGGTTCGAGTGGCGTTTTCGGCACCGGCGGCATGCAAAAGAATCACGAGTCCTGGAAATGCTTTCACACACTGCGCGGCCACGACGGGGATGTCCTGGACTTGGCCTGGTCACCGAACGATATCTATCTGGCCAGCTGCAGCATCGACAACACGGTGATCATCTGGGATGCCCAGGCATTTCCGCATTCGGTGGCCACCCTAAAAGGACACACGGGTCTGGTGAAGGGCGTGTCCTGGGATCCACTGGGTCGCTTTCTGGCCTCGCAATCGGATGACCGGAGCATCAAGATCTGGAACACCATGGACTGGAACCTGTCGCACACGATAACCGAACCCTTTGAGGAGTGTGGCGGTACAACTCACATTTTGCGGCTCTCCTGGTCGCCGGATGGCCAGTATCTGGTCTCGGCACATGCCATGAATGGCGGCGGACCCACCGCCCAGATCATTGAACGTGAGGGCTGGAAGTGCGACAAGGATTTCGTAGGTCATCGCAAGGCGGTGACGTGTGTAAGGTTTCATAATTCCATCTTAAGACGGCAGGATAACGATGGCAGTCCGAGCAAGCCCTTGCAGTACTGCTGCCTGGCCGTGGGCTCACGAGATCGTTCGCTCTCCGTTTGGATGACCGCCCTGCAGCGACCGATGATTGTCATCCATGAACTGTTCAACGACAGCATCCTTGATCTCTCCTGGGGACCAAAGGAATGCCTGCTGATGGCTTGCAGCGGCGATGGCAGCATCGCCTGCTTAAAGTTTACCGAGGAGGAGCTCGGCAAGGCCATTTCGGAAGAGGAGAAGAATTCCATTATACGGAAAATGTACGGCCAGGGCTATGCCAATGGTCTCGGCAAGAACACCTCACCTATGGAGCATCCACAAAGACTGCTGCTACCTCACGGCGACAAGCCCACTAAGTTCCCACTCAATAACAACAGCGAGGGCAACCAGCGACCCATTAGCAAGCAAACGGAGACCAGGACCAAGGATGGCAAACGAAGAATCACACCCATGTTTATACCCCTCCATGAAGATGGTCCCACATCCATAAGCACTGATATTGTGTCCAGCAGTGGGACGGCAACAACAGCTTTAACTTCTTGCTCGGCGGCGGCCGGAGCGGTCTCTTGTGCTGCTCCCACGGAGAGCGCTGCCACACCCCTAATGCCGCTGGAACCCTTGGTTAGCAAAGCGGATCTGGGTCGCCTGGATTCCAGATTGAAAACCCAACCCGCCAACCAGCGCCGGCAATCGCTGCCCTTTGATCCTGGCCAGACCAGCGAATTGCCACGTTCTCCGCGACTTGAGGAGCACCAGAGTAGTACCAATGGACCCAGCAACCTCAATGTCACGGCCACCGGGAAGAGTGAATTTGTCAAGGCCGCCTTGGACTATCGTGTGCATGTCTCGAATGGTCATTTGAAGACTAATCACGGCATGCTCGCAAAAGTCACCGCTTCGGATTCAAAGGAGATGCTTTGGGAATTCTATGTGGGATCGCCGATAGTCAATCTTAATCTGTGTGGAAAGTATGCCATGCTGTGCTCCCTGGATGGGAGCATGCGACTCATTTCCATGGAGACGGGCTGTCCAGTCTTTCCGGCCATCTCGCTGACCAGTTCCGCGGTGCATTGCGCCTTT AGTCCGGACAACAGTTTGGTGGGCGTGCTGACCGAATGCGGATTGCTGCGGATATGGGACATTGCCAAAAAGGTCATCAGCCTGGCGGCCGGCTGCTTGGAGTTGCTGAACAAACATGGAACGGCCGTGCAGTTCTCGGTTACGGATCAGGGAATGCCGTTGATTGGCTTCCCCAGCGGCAACTCGTACTCCTACTCGACGAGCCTGCAATCGTGGCTGGTGCTGGCCACCAAGGATGCGATCATGTACCACGGCATCCGGGGAACACTGCCCAGGGACATGGACCAAATGCAGCAGAAGTTTCCACTACTCAGCATGCAGGCCAGCAGTCAGAATTACTTTTGTTTCACTGGCGGCATGGAGCT GAGGCATTCGGAGAGCTGGCAGCAGAGTGCCAAAATCAGGTTTATCGAGAACCAGATCAAGTTGTGCGAGGCCCTCCAATCGCTGGATGAACTGCAGCATTGGCACAAGATGCTCACCTTTCAGTTGGCCACCCATGGTTCCGAGAAAAGAATGCGTGTGTTCCTGGACGATCTGCTCACCATCCCGGAGCCGGGAATATCTCAG TTCGTGCCAAAGTTGGAGCTAATGCAGTGCGTTCTGGACACACTGAAGCCACATTCCGAATGGCAGCGCCTGTATTCAGAGTACGTGGATTTGCTGAAGGAGTGCAAATCCGAGAGGCAAAAGGATATCTTCGCCACACCCGCCCCACCACAACCGAAGGCAGCCTCGTCGGCGGGCTCATCGCCAGGCGCTGGGCCTATTGGGGATGAGGCAGCCGGCGAGGAGGCCACAGAAAAAGGAGCCTCAGCATCGGCAGGAGGATCACCCACGGCGGTGACAACAGGCACTAGcaccacaaccaccaccaccagcagctCCACTTCATCCTCTGGGTCATCTTCCTCCGGCTCCGGGTCGTCCTCATCTtcctcatcctcctcgtcATCGCTGTGCGTGCCACAGCCTGCTCCTAGTCCCTCCGCCGAGATTCAATCCCTAGACTCGCCCACCGTCTGCCTAGATGATGAGCTGTTGTCGGCCTCATCTTCACTACCTCCGTTGGATGCTTCTCCCGTGGAAATTTCGCCAGCATCCACATCCGGTGGAGCTGCCTCCACATCTCCGGCCGCTTCAGTGGCGGGAGCAGCTCCAGTTTCCAGTTCCAAAGCCGCTGAAATAGATCTGACATGA